In a genomic window of Caloenas nicobarica isolate bCalNic1 chromosome 1, bCalNic1.hap1, whole genome shotgun sequence:
- the NUMA1 gene encoding nuclear mitotic apparatus protein 1 isoform X2: MPLHGARAAALLAWVNSTQVCTDPLRDLAQLQDCSVFIRIINKIHRSEEGELVLEQPLLERISFIRGFLQKHCKHKSAAENLVSAQKLLEGEELALAKVAVLLLYHTSMSCRSPGDWNEFDYETQVELASILKFVLDNEESLYENLEKFLQQKVLPSSSGSSSEEPSPVLPVPQKCKVRFLELQKIASSSSSSSSRANNMPPASPMGDVMQTPQFQLRRLKKQLAVERENRDELEVELAENRRLMAEKEAQITMMQQRIERLTLLNEKQAADQLEPKEMEELREKNESLMLRLHEALRQCQDLKTEKGQMDRKINQLSEENGDLSFKLREIASHLVQLQEALNELSEEHNAALAQAQEKQGQLESELRTALHEKKCSEEMVEILQGKISLLDDQLAKLGDCSTQEKGEVMGDVLKLEELKQEVSGLTAKGAELQATVLQLEEEKQQREAALQSERGRFEEEKQQLGNLVANLQSSLSEIQRAQEKLEQDLRAREAEAAARHEAEAERLAALDAQHEKTLRERDSALQQLQQLGEANATLSSQLQAVAQARDAGQAAWAEEKAELSRRVSELEGRILELGAQQQQGAAEELRARLRELEGRLRDSQQRLAEREKLARENTRLQERLLFLEESLRNTEGILEDEKRRAAESLESSLARIAELEAERQQLVRERDEESAERRALEESGEKATGASAVARGEDGQRGRLEEEMRVLSREHGQVCQQLRAEQEKAAALETRAERLAAEHREKLATLQADLSSARARAKEKEGEEQKLRAEVSSLREKVAITEQAAAQRAAGLEADARRAAEALEGLSQQLSQEKLKSRELEAAAERLRNAEAELSRAAATGRQRELEVEVEMKKLSGEVTLLGARLEETLREHQQDLARWEEEAERLRREVERAKADCAAERTRKAELEVKLQNSLNEQRVERTAHREELERSQELLEEKDGEMEELRRKNVSQGEELKDLQKTVSKLKGELAATKVDNVPREGDGVQATCSKDTSLKSSEKKTHPREQEPSSNQDLPQEKLKEMQALRLRVEGLEQKCREQQEAMATRERAAAEAALVERAELEASRRDAAQQKEKVSELQKLLEASRSTQALHDATVDALRKELQEKGRELSQSKTAAATAEKELASLRSAAQEKGRSEENWKEQVSQCVQELERKNSLIGSLEHEVSILHRQVTEKEGESKELKRLIMAESEKSKKLEERLRVLQTEMATAASRAAERCSLMKVEVQRCQEEMEKQRLAIEALKRDRHCQSQREDELRQEAKICQDKCLQKEQLLAALQQELGAAQALAAELPALKLLCQQLQAERASLESQHRQDLEQRGKTLAALQAELARAKLEAAELPSLRERSAEQDQAVQRLQAEAAEQAARLAGLQQANTRLAEENRGLGESRSRGQQRLEAELGQARERHAREMERLRVASEELVAGSRQEAEEAVRKLEAMRSEHESSKAAALEERKKLLEERQRLTAQVEQLEVFQKEQTKQVEELNKKLTQHEKATRTQQQRVKELQAEATRQQDKVTELQAQLAQKEQAAEHYKGQMEKAKTHYDAKKQQNQDLAEKLKAMEQLQKENTELRSESERLARELERSVLQAKESELSCRNLSSQVRSLEAQVEFANRQLRDLGKFQVTTDTLKGQETFSQNPADLSADSLDLSLDDAQPLNSTRKAGRSRLETSAVSQQLPRKVESLESLYFTPIPSRTRSRLESSAGSLGDVSLDSGCKTRSARRRTTINITMTKKQAKTEEPSSADVSFRSLPAPPPPNADPGKSRLRSAASTRSLASFSSQESLVKLETSSPQDPPSNSALLGLPGYRPVTRSSLRRLQGGGSSSSLGRSSFYLGTCQDEPEQLDDWNRIAELQQRNRACPPHLKTCYPLESRPSNILGTITDEEMKMGDPEETLRRASVQPVPIGTGITTRQQRKRLSDESHQGPDTPESKKATSCFPRPQTPRERRISQLARRSQVQPPAKQADKRQSLAFSILNTPKKLGNSLLRRAAGRKNTPKGTPRGGGGARRSPRIASAKSPKGKPSRRSVKDTKV; the protein is encoded by the exons ATGCCTCTTCACGGCGCGAGAGCCGCGGCTCTCCTCGCTTGG GTGAACAGCACACAGGTTTGTACCGACCCCCTCCGTGATCTGGCCCAGCTCCAGGACTGTAGCGTCTTCATCAGGATCATCAACAAAAT CCACAGGAGCGAGGAGGGGGAGTTGGTGCTGGAGCAGCCGCTGCTGGAGAGAATCTCCTTCATCCGCGGCTTCTTGCAGA agcactgcaagcaCAAATCGGCCGCGGAGAACCTGGTGTCGGCGCAGAAACTCctggagggagaggagctggcGTTGGCCAAG GTGGCCGTGCTGCTCCTGTATCACACGTCCATGAGctgcaggagccctggggactgGAACGAGTTTGATTACGAGACCCAG GTCGAGCTGGCATCGATCCTCAAATTTGTGCTGGACAATGAGGAGAGCCTGTATGAGAACCTGGAGaagtttctgcagcagaaag TGCTGCCGTCCTCGTCCGGCAGCAGCTCCGAGGAGCCGTCCCCTGTGCTCCCCGTCCCGCAGAAGTGCAAGGTGCGTttcctggagctgcagaagatcgcctcctcctcctcctcctcttcctcccgcGCCAACAA CATGCCGCCCGCCTCGCCCATGGGGGACGTCATGCAGACCCCCCAGTTCCAGCTGCGCCGCCTGAAGAAGCAGTTGGCTGTGGAGAGAGAGAACCGGGATGAGCTGGAggtggagctggcagagaaCCGCAGGCTCATGGCGGAGAAGG AGGCTCAGATCACCATGATGCAGCAGCGGATCGAGCGCTTGACTCTGCTCAATGAGAAGCAAGCTGCTGACCAGCTGGAGCCCAAGGAAATGGAGGAGCTGCGGGAGAAGAACGAGAG ccTGATGCTGCGCTTGCACGAGGCCCTCAGGCAGTGCCAGGACCTGAAGACTGAGAAGGGCCAAATGGACCGAAAAATCAACCAGCTCTCCGAGGAGAACGGGGACCTTTCCTTCAAG ctgcGGGAGATCGCCAGCCACttggtgcagctgcaggaggcccTGAACGAGCTGTCGGAGGAGCACAACGCAGCCCTGGCGCAGGCGCAGGAGAAGCAGGGGCAGCTGGAGAGCGAGCTGCGGACTGCCCTGCACGAGAAG aAATGCTCGGAAGAGATGGTCGAGATTCTCCAGGGGAAGATTTCTCTGCTGGATGACCAACTGGCCAAACTGGGGGACTGCAGCAcccaggagaagggagaggtcATGGGGGATGTCCTGAAG ctggaggagctgaagcAGGAGGTGTCCGGCCTCACTGCAAAAGGGGCTGAGCTCCAGGCCActgtcctgcagctggaggaggagaagcagcagcgaGAGGCAGCCCTGCAATCTGAACGCGGCCGCTTcgaggaagagaagcagcagctgggcaaCCTTGTCGCCAACCTCCAGAGCTCCCTCTCCGAGATCCAGCGGGCCCAGGAGAAGCTGGAGCAGGACCTGCGGGCACGGGAGGCCGAGGCGGCAGCCAGGCACGAGGCGGAGGCCGAGCGGCTGGCTGCCCTCGACGCCCAGCATGAGAAGACGCTGCGGGAGAGAGattcagccctgcagcagctccagcagctcggGGAGGCCAACGCCACCCTCAGCAGCCAGCTGCAGGCCGTGGCGCAGGCCCGCGATGCTGGCCAGGCCGCCTGGGcggaggagaaggctgagctGAGCCGCAGGGTGAGCGAGCTGGAGGGCAGGATCCTGGAGCTGggggcccagcagcagcagggagcgGCGGAGGAGCTGCGAgcgcggctgcgggagctggagGGCAGGCTGCGCGACAGCCAGCAGAGGCTGGCCGAGAGGGAGAAGCTGGCGCGGGAGAACACCCGCCTGCAAGAGCGGCTGCTTTTCCTGGAGGAATCTCTGCGGAACACTGAGGGGATCCTGGAGGACGAGAAGAGGCGAGCGGCCGAAAGCCTGGagagcagcctggccaggaTTGCCGAGCTGGAGGCGGAGAGGCAGCAGCTAGTGCGGGAGCGGGACGAGGAGTCAGCTGAGCGCCGGGCACTGGAAGAGAGCGGGGAGAAAGCAACTGGAGCCTCTGCTGTTGCCCGAGGGGAGGACGGCCAGCGTGGGcggctggaggaggagatgcGGGTGCTGAGCCGGGAGCACGGCCAGGTCTGCCAGCAGCTGCGAGCTGAACAGGAGAAGGCGGCCGCGCTGGAGACGCGGGCAGAACGCCTGGCCGCCGAGCACCGGGAGAAGCTGGCCACCCTCCAGGCTGACCTATCCAGTGCCCGGGCGCGGGCGAAGGAGAAGGAGGGCGAGGAGCAGAAGCTGAGGGCCGAGGTCTCCTCGCTGCGGGAGAAGGTGGCCATCACCGAGCAAGCCGCAGCCCAGCGCGCGGCTGGGCTGGAGGCCGATGCCCGACGGGCTGCCGAGGCGCTGGAGGGGCtctcccagcagctctcccaggaaaaactgaaatccAGGGAGCTGGAAGCCGCCGCGGAACGGCTGCGGAACGCGGAGGCCGAGCTCTCCCGGGCGGCCGCCACCGGCCGGCAGCGGGAGCtggaggtggaggtggagaTGAAGAAGTTGTCCGGGGAGGTGACGCTGCTGGGTGCCCGGCTGGAGGAGACGCTGCGGGAGCACCAGCAGGACCTGGCACGCTGGGAAGAGGAAGCCGAACGCTTGCGGCGGGAGGTGGAACGGGCCAAGGCGGATTGTGCCGCCGAGCGAACCCGCAAGGCGGAGCTGGAGGTGAAGCTGCAAAACTCTCTAAATGAGCAGAGAGTGGAGCGGACAGCGCACCGGGAGGAGCTGGAACGGTCCCAGGAGCttctggaggagaaggatgggGAGATGGAGGAGCTGCGGCGGAAAAACGTCTCGCAGGGCGAGGAGCTGAAGGACCTGCAGAAGACGGTCAGCAAGCTGAAAGGAGAGCTCGCTGCGACCAAAGTGGACAACGTGCCGCGGGAGGGGGACGGCGTCCAAGCCACCTGCTCAAAGGACACATCCCTCAAAAGCTCAGAGAAGAAAACCCATCCCAGGGAGCAGGAACCCAGCTCGAACCAAGACCTTCCCCAGGAGAAGCTGAAGGAGATGCAGGCGCTTCGGTTGCGagtggaggggctggagcagaagtgcagggagcagcaggaggccaTGGCCACCCGCGAGCGAGCAGCAGCCGAGGCGGCGCTGGTGGAGCGAGCGGAGCTGGAGGCCTCGAGGAGGGACGCGGCCCAGCAGAAGGAGAAAGTGTCAGAGCTGCAGAAGCTTCTGGAAGCCTCGAGGTCAACGCAGGCTCTGCACGACGCCACCGTGGACGCCCTGCggaaggagctgcaggagaagggcagggagCTGAGCCAGAGCAAAACTGCCGCGGCCACCGCTGAGAAAGAGCTGGCGTCCCTCCGCTCCGCCGCGCAGGAGAAGGGCCGGTCTGAGGAGAACTGGAAGGAGCAAGTGTCCCAGTGTGTCCAGGAGCTGGAGAGGAAGAACAGCCTGATCGGCAGCCTGGAGCACGAGGTCTCCATCCTCCACCGGCAGGTGAcggagaaggaaggggagagcAAGGAGCTGAAGCGCCTGATCATGGCCGAGTCGGAGAAGAGCaagaagctggaggagaggcTGCGGGTGCTGCAGACGGAGATGGCCACCGCCGCCTCCCGGGCGGCCGAGAGGTGCTCGCTGATGAAGGTGGAGGTGCAGCGGTGccaggaggagatggagaagcAGCGCTTGGCCATCGAGGCTCTGAAAAGGGACCGGCATTGCCAGAGCCAGCGGGAGGACGAGCTGCGCCAGGAGGCGAAGATCTGCCAGGACAAGTGTCTGCAGaaggagcagctcctggccgcgctgcagcaggagcttggtgctgcccaggcGCTCGCTGCCGAGCTGCCGGCACTCAAGCTCCTTTGCCAGCAGCTGCAAGCCGAGCGCGCCTCCCTGGAGAGCCAGCACCGCCAGGACCTGGAGCAGCGGGGGAAAACCCTGGCCGCCCTGCAAGCAGAGCTGGCACGGGCCAAGCTGGAGGCGGCCGAGCTGCCGTCCCTGCGGGAGAGATCGGCCGAGCAGGACCAGGCCGTGCAGCGGCTGCAGGCGGAGGCGGCGGAGCAGGCGGCGCGGCTGGCGGGGTTGCAGCAAGCCAACACGCGGCTAGCAGAGGAGAACCGGGGGCTCGGCGAGAGCCGGAGCCGCGGGCAGCAGCGTTTGGAAGCGGAGCTGGGCCAGGCCAGGGAGCGACACGCGCGGGAGATGGAGCGGCTGCGGGTGGCGtcagaggagctggtggccgGCAGCCGGCAAGAGGCCGAGGAGGCGGTGCGGAAGCTGGAGGCGATGAGGAGCGAGCACGAGAGCAGCAAAGCAGCGGcgctggaggagaggaagaagctgctggaggagaggcAGAGGCTGACGGCGCAG GTGGAACAGCTGGAggtgtttcagaaagaacagACCAAGCAG GTGGAGGAGCTAAATAAAAAGCTGACCCAGCATGAGAAAGCCACCCGCACCCAGCAGCAGCGAGTTAAG gagctgcaggcagaagCCACCCGGCAGCAGGACAAGGTGACGGAGCTGCAGGCGCAGCTCGCCCAGAAGGAGCAAGCGGCCGAGCACTACAAAGGCCAG ATGGAAAAGGCAAAAACTCACTATGatgcaaagaagcagcagaaccaGGACCTGGCAGAGAAGCTGAAGGCCatggagcagctgcagaaggaaaacacgGAGCTGCGGAGCGAGTCGGAGAGGTTGGCCAGGGAGCTGGAGCGGAGCGTCCTGCAGGCCAAGGAGtcagagctgagctgcaggaaCCTCAGCAGCCAAGTCCGCAGCCTGGAGGCTCAG GTCGAATTTGCCAATCGGCAGCTCCGGGATCTTGGCAAGTTCCAGGTGACAACAGACACGCTGAAGGGCCAGGAGACTTTCAGTCAGAACCCCGCGGACCTCAGCGCTGACAGCCTCGACCTCAGCCTGGATGATGCGCAGCCGCTCAACTCCACCAG GAAGGCTGGTCGTTCACGGTTGGAGACATCGGCAGTGTCACAGCAGCTGCCGCGTAAGGTGGAGTCCCTGGAGAGCCTCTACTTCACCCCCATCCCCAGCCGGACGCGGTCACGGCTGGAGAGCAGTGCCGGCTCCCTGGGCGACGTCTCGCTCGACTCTGGCTGCAAAACCCGCTCAGCGCGGCGCCGCACCACCATCAACATCACCATGACCAAA AAACAAGCCAAGACTGAGGAACCCTCCAGTGCCGACGTCTCCTTCCGCAGCCTCCCGGCGCCTCCGCCCCCGAACGCCGACCCCGGCAAGAGCCGCCTGCGCTCGGCCGCCTCCACCCGCTCCCTCGCCAGCTTCTCCTCCCAGGAGTCCCTGGTCAAGCTGGAAACCTCCtccccccaagacccccccagCAATTCGGCGCTGCTGGGGCTCCCCGGCTACCGGCCGGTCACCCGCAGCTCCCTGCGGCGCTTGCAGGGGggcggcagcagctccagccttg GCCGGAGCAGCTTCTACCTGGGGACGTGCCAGGACGAGCCGGAGCAGCTGGACGACTGGAACCGCATCGCGGAGCTGCAGCAGCGGAACCGCGCCTGCCCCCCCCACCTGAAAACCTGCTACCCCCTGGAGAGCCGG CCCTCCAACATCCTGGGGACCATCACGGACGAGGAGATGAAGATGGGGGACCCCGAGGAGACGCTGCGCCGTGCCAGCGTGCAGCCCGTCCCCATCGGCACCGGCATCACCACCCGCCAGCAGCGCAAACGCCTCTCGGACGAGTCCCACCAGGGCCCCGACACCCCCGAG TCCAAGAAGGCGACCAGCTGCTTCCCACGGCCCCAGACCCCGCGGGAGCGGCGCATCTCCCAGCTCGCCCGCAGGAGCCAAGTGCAGCCCCCGGCCAAGCAG GCCGACAAGCGCCAGTCGCTGGCGTTCAGCATCCTCAACACCCCCAAGAAGCTGGGGAACAGTCTCCTGCGTCGGGCGGCCGGGCGGAAAAACACCCCCAAGGGCaccccccgcggcggcggcggcgcccgccGCTCTCCCCGCATCGCCAGCGCCAAGTCCCCCAAGGGCAAG CCCAGTCGCCGATCAGTCAAGGACACAAAAGTCTGA